A genomic region of Trifolium pratense cultivar HEN17-A07 linkage group LG3, ARS_RC_1.1, whole genome shotgun sequence contains the following coding sequences:
- the LOC123915874 gene encoding protein MIZU-KUSSEI 1, translating into MPSIHSSPCYPMENPAIASLLRHTTGEKRSKFSAGGLLKMFKLFPMLTSGCKMVALLGRPRKPMLKDGATTGTIFGYRKGRVSIAIQEDTRQMPVFLIELPMLTSALNKEMSSDIVRIALESETKTNKKKLLEEFVWAVYCNGRKVGYSMRRRQMGDEELQVMQHLRGVSMGAGVLPTTSDHKDYSDGEMTYMRARFERVIGSKDSEAYYMINPDNNINNGAQGPEFSIFFVRAQ; encoded by the coding sequence ATGCCATCTATTCATTCTAGTCCATGCTACCCAATGGAAAATCCAGCAATAGCATCACTACTCCGCCACACAACGGGCGAAAAGCGGAGCAAATTCTCGGCCGGTGGACTCTTAAAGATGTTCAAGCTCTTCCCTATGTTAACCTCAGGTTGCAAAATGGTAGCACTATTAGGAAGACCAAGAAAGCCTATGCTAAAAGACGGTGCGACAACCGGAACAATCTTCGGTTATCGGAAAGGTAGAGTAAGCATAGCAATACAAGAAGATACTCGACAAATGCCGGTTTTTCTCATAGAATTACCAATGCTAACAAGTGCTTTAAACAAAGAAATGTCATCGGATATCGTTAGAATCGCGTTGGAGAGCGAGACGAAAACAAATAAGAAGAAATTGTTGGAAGAGTTTGTTTGGGCTGTTTATTGTAATGGAAGAAAAGTTGGGTATTCAATGAGGAGAAGACAAATGGGTGATGAAGAACTTCAAGTTATGCAACATTTAAGAGGTGTGTCCATGGGAGCTGGGGTGTTACCTACCACATCTGATCATAAGGATTATTCTGATGGTGAAATGACTTATATGAGAGCAAGGTTTGAAAGAGTTATTGGTTCTAAAGATTCTGAAGCTTATTATATGATTAATCctgataataatattaataatggtGCTCAAGGACCTGAGTTTAGTATCTTTTTTGTTAGAGCTCAATAG